The following proteins come from a genomic window of Ictalurus furcatus strain D&B chromosome 26, Billie_1.0, whole genome shotgun sequence:
- the pnpla6 gene encoding patatin-like phospholipase domain-containing protein 6 isoform X12 has translation MMVGIVLGAGIAIVLIATFIFFVLRRIHLRNLAAQEAPKYRFRKRDKVLFYGRKIMRKVSQSTSSLVGTSSSSSSRPRLKKKQKMLNIAKKILRFKKEVPTLQMKEPPPSVLEADLTEFDVANSHLPSEVLYMLKNVRVLGHFEKPLFLELCKHMVFLQFQQGEYVFRPAQPDSSIYVVQDGKLELCLTGQDGKDGVVKEVFPGDSVHSLLSILDVITGHQRPYRTVSARAAEVSTVLRLPVEAFLSIFEKYPESLVRVVQIIMVRLQRVTVLALHNYLGLTNELFCHMFFSQEMQPLRLPVLSPHANRTSPVRHSKRFSSLTVPEEQREAAVRDANAVDHGKEGSTIPTLSRAISMPVDIAGMQKGLRSDFDMAYERGRISVSAEDGTPTAPTFTREQRERRVTVDEVPSGVYLYPEEEVSTENVYGPLPGRSSATLFEEAQKEFLKLMKIEDAALLNGRVTLHHAKAGAVLARQGDQDVSLHFVLSGCLHVYQRMIDKQEDVCLFVTQPGEMVGQLAVLTGEPLIFTVRALRDCTFLRISKSDFYEIMREQPSVVLSAAHTVAMRMSPFVRQMDFAIDWMAVEAGRALYRQDDQSDCTYIVLNGRLRSVIRKANGKKELVGEYGRGDLIGVVEALTRQPRATTVHAVRDTELVKLPEGTLNNIKRRYPQVVTRLIHLLGQKILGNLQQPRGPFSGSALGLPSMPSSPDVTNPASNLSTVAVLPVCDEVPINAFNLELSHALSAIGPTLLLTSDIIKERLGASALDSIHEYRLSGWLAQQEDINRIVLYQTDSTMTPWTQRCIRQADCILIVGLGDQEPTLGQLEQMLENTAVRALKQLVLLHREDGPGPSRTVEWLNMRSWCSGHLHLKCPRRVFSRRSPSRLREMYEKVFEKTADRHSDFSRLARVLTGNSIALVLGGGGARGCSHVGVIKAMEEAGIPIDLVGGTSIGSFIGALYAEERSAVRVKQRAREWSKAMNSVFKTVLDLTYPITSMFSGSAFNTSISNVFEDKQVEDLWLPYFNVTTDITASSMRVHKDGSLWRYVRASMTLSGYLPPLCDPKDGNLLMDGGYINNLPADIARNIGAKTVIAIDVGSQDETDLCNYGDSLSGWWLLWKRINPWAEKVKVPDMAEIQSRLAYVSCVRQLEVVKKSGYCEYIRPPIDRFKTMDFGKFDEIYEIGYQHGKLLFTGWARGDIIENMLKDHRSADYTDSKKTDSCTCPSADFTDLAEIVSRIEPVQSYVAADAEESDGLTEYEEDGMDTVREEEGEEEEDEADDPEDHSPGDWGANDIFQSDEEKSVRQRRKNPSESNTCSELSDC, from the exons ATG ATGGTGGGAATAGTGCTTGGTGCTGGCATCGCCATCGTCCTCATCGCCACCTTCATCTTCTTTGTGCTGCGCAGGATTCACCTTCGGA ACCTCGCGGCTCAAGAAGCCCCCAAATACCGCTTCCGCAAGAGAGACAAAGTTTTATTCTATGGCAGGAAGATCATGAGGAAAGTCTCTCAGTCCACCTCGTCTCTAGTCGGAACGTCATCGTCGTCTTCCTCCCGTCCGAGACTGAAGAAGAAACAGAAGATGCTCAACATTGCCAAAAA GATCCTGCGCTTTAAGAAGGAGGTGCCCACCCTGCAGATGAAGGAGCCTCCTCCCTCAGTGCTAGAGGCTGATCTGACGGAGTTTGATGTTGCCAACTCGCACCTACCCTCAGAAGTGCTCTACATGCTGAAGAACGTGCG tgtattaGGCCACTTTGAGAAGCCATTGTTTCTGGAGCTGTGTAAGCACATGGTGTTCCTGCAGTTCCAGCAGGGCGAGTATGTCTTCAGACCCGCACAACCGGACAGCAGCATCTATGTAGTGCAGGACGGCAAACTGGAGCTCTGTCTTACTGgtcag gaTGGGAAGGATGGAGTGGTTAAAGAGGTTTTTCCAGGAGATTCGGTTCATAGTCTACTGAGCATTCTTGATGTCATCACA GGTCACCAGAGGCCGTATCGGACGGTGTCTGCCAGAGCTGCAGAGGTGTCCACAGTCCTGCGTCTGCCTGTCGAGGCTTTCCTGTCCATCTTTGAGAAGTATCCAGAGAGTTTAGTGCGTGTGGtgcag aTCATCATGGTGAGGCTGCAGAGAGTGACTGTCCTGGCTTTACACAACTACCTAGGCCTCACTAATGAGCTCTTCTGTCAT ATGTTCTTTTCGCAGGAGATGCAGCCGCTGCGCTTACCCGTGCTCTCTCCACACGCCAACCGCACCAGCCCTGTACGCCACAGCAAACGCTTCAGCAGCCTCACTGTGCCCGAGGAGCAGCGGGAGGCCGCCGTCCGAGACGCCAATG CAGTGGATCATGGGAAGGAAGGCAGCACCATCCCGACCCTGAGCAGGGCTATCTCCATGCCTGTGGACATTGCTG GCATGCAAAAGGGCCTGCGTTCAGATTTCGACATGGCATATGAGAGGGGCCGGATTTCTGTGTCTGCCGAGGATGGAACACCCACAGCACCCACGTTTACACgg gagcaGCGAGAGAGAAGAGTAACAGTAGATGAGGTGCCGTCGGGCGTGTACCTGTACCCCGAGGAGGAAGTGAGCACAGAGAACGTTTACGGCCCGTTGCCAGGACGATCCAGCGCCACCCTGTTCGAGGAGGCTCAGAAGGAGTTTCTGAAACTAATGAAAATCGAG GACGCTGCACTGCTGAATGGACGAGTGACCTTGCATCATGCCAAAGCAGGCGCTGTCCTGGCCAGACAGGGAGACCAG GACGTGAGTCTTCATTTCGTGTTGTCCGGCTGCCTGCACGTGTATCAGCGTATGATTGACAAGCAGGAGGACGTGTGCCTGTTCGTGACGCAGCCGGGTGAGATGGTGGGTCAGCTGGCCGTACTGACCGGAGAGCCGCTCATCTTCACCGTCCGCGCGCTCCGCGACTGCACCTTCCTCAGGATCTCCAAATCTGATTTCTATGA GATCATGAGGGAGCAGCCCAGTGTGGTCCTGAGTGCAGCTCACACTGTGGCCATGCGTATGTCTCCATTTGTAAGGCAGATGGACTTCGCCATCGACTGGATGGCTGTGGAGGCCGGACGTGCTCTCTACAG gCAGGACGATCAGTCTGATTGTACCTACATCGTGCTGAACGGTCGTCTGCGCTCCGTCATCCGGAAGGCGAACGGAAAGAAGGAGCTGGTAGGGGAGTACGGTAGAGGAGATCTCATCGGGGTG GTCGAGGCTTTGACCAGGCAGCCACGGGCAACAACGGTTCACGCAGTCCGAGACACGGAACTGGTGAAACTTCCAGAAGGAACACTAAACAACATTAAGAGACGTTATCCTCAG GTTGTTACTCGGCTGATCCATTTGTTGGGCCAGAAGATCCTAGGAAACCTTCAGCAGCCCCGTGGACCTTTCTCAG GTTCAGCTCTGGGTTTGCCCAGCATGCCATCCAGCCCTGATGTCACCAACCCAGCCAGTAACCTCTCCACTGTGGCTGTGCTTCCTGTTTGCGACGAAGTGCCAATCAATGCCTTTAACCTGGAGCTCAGTCACGCTCTCAGTGCCATAG gaccCACTTTGCTTCTAACGAGTGATATTATCAAAGAGAGACTTGGAGCTTCTGCTTTAGATAG CATTCATGAGTACAGGTTATCAGGCTGGTTGGCCCAGCAGGAGGACATCAATCGTATAGTTCTGTATCAGACAGACAGCACGATGACTCCCTGGACCCAGCGCTGCATCAGACAAGCTGACTGCATCCTTATTGTTGGCCTCGGGGACCAGGAGCCCACTCTTGGACAG CTGGAGCAGATGTTGGAGAACACGGCAGTGCGGGCTCTGAAGCAGCTGGTCCTGCTGCACCGTGAAGACGGCCCAGGTCCCTCTAGAACCGTGGAGTGGCTGAACATGCGTAGCTGGTGTTCTGGTCATCTTCATCTCAAATGTCCGCGTAGAGTGTTCTCACGCAGGAGCCCCAGCAGACTG aggGAGATGTATGAGAAAGTGTTTGAGAAGACGGCAGACAGACACAGTGATTTTTCCCGTCTGGCCCGAGTCCTCACAGGAAACAGCATTGCTCTGgtactaggaggaggaggagctag GGGCTGCTCGCATGTGGGCGTGATCAAAGCCATGGAGGAGGCGGGGATTCCTATCGATTTAGTGGGTGGGACTTCTATCGGCTCTTTCATCGGTGCATTGTACGCGGAGGAGAGGAGTGCTGTTCGTGTGAAGCAGCGAGCGAGAGAGTGGTCAAAG GCGATGAACTCCGTGTTTAAAACTGTGCTAGATCTAACCTATCCCATCACCTCCATGTTCTCTGGCTCCGCCTTCAACACCAGCATTTCCAACGTGTTTGAAGACAAGCAAGTTGAG GACTTGTGGCTGCCTTATTTCAACGTGACCACCGACATCACAGCATCTTCAATGCGGGTACATAAAGATG GCTCTCTGTGGCGCTATGTGCGGGCGAGCATGACCCTCTCCGGGTACCTGCCGCCCCTCTGCGACCCCAAAGATGGCAACCTGCTCATGGACGGCGGCTACATCAACAACCTACCAG CGGACATTGCACGCAATATCGGAGCCAAAACGGTCATCGCCATCGATGTGGGCAGCCAGGACGAAACCGACCTGTGTAACTATGGCGACAGCCTGTCTGGCTGGTGGTTGCTTTGGAAACGGATCAACCCGTGGGCGGAGAAAGTTAAG GTACCTGACATGGCTGAGATCCAGTCCCGACTGGCGTACGTGTCGTGCGTCCGGCAGCTGGAGGTGGTCAAAAAGAGTGGCTACTGCGAGTACATCCGGCCGCCCATCGACCGCTTCAAGACCATGGACTTTGGCAAATTTGACGAAATCTAT GAAATCGGCTACCAACACGGGAAACTGTTGTTTACCGGCTGGGCACGTGGTGACATCATAGAGAACATGCTGAAAGATCACCGCT
- the pnpla6 gene encoding patatin-like phospholipase domain-containing protein 6 isoform X10, with translation MAEQTRFDGDVKHTQNEGFANRKTFVEDQLQTSMMVGIVLGAGIAIVLIATFIFFVLRRIHLRNLAAQEAPKYRFRKRDKVLFYGRKIMRKVSQSTSSLVGTSSSSSSRPRLKKKQKMLNIAKKILRFKKEVPTLQMKEPPPSVLEADLTEFDVANSHLPSEVLYMLKNVRVLGHFEKPLFLELCKHMVFLQFQQGEYVFRPAQPDSSIYVVQDGKLELCLTGQDGKDGVVKEVFPGDSVHSLLSILDVITGHQRPYRTVSARAAEVSTVLRLPVEAFLSIFEKYPESLVRVVQIIMVRLQRVTVLALHNYLGLTNELFCHMFFSQEMQPLRLPVLSPHANRTSPVRHSKRFSSLTVPEEQREAAVRDANAVDHGKEGSTIPTLSRAISMPVDIAGMQKGLRSDFDMAYERGRISVSAEDGTPTAPTFTREQRERRVTVDEVPSGVYLYPEEEVSTENVYGPLPGRSSATLFEEAQKEFLKLMKIEDAALLNGRVTLHHAKAGAVLARQGDQDVSLHFVLSGCLHVYQRMIDKQEDVCLFVTQPGEMVGQLAVLTGEPLIFTVRALRDCTFLRISKSDFYEIMREQPSVVLSAAHTVAMRMSPFVRQMDFAIDWMAVEAGRALYRQDDQSDCTYIVLNGRLRSVIRKANGKKELVGEYGRGDLIGVVEALTRQPRATTVHAVRDTELVKLPEGTLNNIKRRYPQVVTRLIHLLGQKILGNLQQPRGPFSGSALGLPSMPSSPDVTNPASNLSTVAVLPVCDEVPINAFNLELSHALSAIGPTLLLTSDIIKERLGASALDSIHEYRLSGWLAQQEDINRIVLYQTDSTMTPWTQRCIRQADCILIVGLGDQEPTLGQLEQMLENTAVRALKQLVLLHREDGPGPSRTVEWLNMRSWCSGHLHLKCPRRVFSRRSPSRLREMYEKVFEKTADRHSDFSRLARVLTGNSIALVLGGGGARGCSHVGVIKAMEEAGIPIDLVGGTSIGSFIGALYAEERSAVRVKQRAREWSKAMNSVFKTVLDLTYPITSMFSGSAFNTSISNVFEDKQVEDLWLPYFNVTTDITASSMRVHKDGSLWRYVRASMTLSGYLPPLCDPKDGNLLMDGGYINNLPADIARNIGAKTVIAIDVGSQDETDLCNYGDSLSGWWLLWKRINPWAEKVKVPDMAEIQSRLAYVSCVRQLEVVKKSGYCEYIRPPIDRFKTMDFGKFDEIYEIGYQHGKLLFTGWARGDIIENMLKDHRSADYTDSKKTDSCTCPSADFTDLAEIVSRIEPVQSYVAADAEESDGLTEYEEDGMDTVREEEGEEEEDEADDPEDHSPGDWGANDIFQSDEEKSVRQRRKNPSESNTCSELSDC, from the exons ATGGCCGAGCAAACGAGATTTGACGGCGACGTAAAACACACGCAGAAT GAGGGATTTGCAAATAGAAAGACATTTGTGGAGGACCAGCTTCAGACCAGCATG ATGGTGGGAATAGTGCTTGGTGCTGGCATCGCCATCGTCCTCATCGCCACCTTCATCTTCTTTGTGCTGCGCAGGATTCACCTTCGGA ACCTCGCGGCTCAAGAAGCCCCCAAATACCGCTTCCGCAAGAGAGACAAAGTTTTATTCTATGGCAGGAAGATCATGAGGAAAGTCTCTCAGTCCACCTCGTCTCTAGTCGGAACGTCATCGTCGTCTTCCTCCCGTCCGAGACTGAAGAAGAAACAGAAGATGCTCAACATTGCCAAAAA GATCCTGCGCTTTAAGAAGGAGGTGCCCACCCTGCAGATGAAGGAGCCTCCTCCCTCAGTGCTAGAGGCTGATCTGACGGAGTTTGATGTTGCCAACTCGCACCTACCCTCAGAAGTGCTCTACATGCTGAAGAACGTGCG tgtattaGGCCACTTTGAGAAGCCATTGTTTCTGGAGCTGTGTAAGCACATGGTGTTCCTGCAGTTCCAGCAGGGCGAGTATGTCTTCAGACCCGCACAACCGGACAGCAGCATCTATGTAGTGCAGGACGGCAAACTGGAGCTCTGTCTTACTGgtcag gaTGGGAAGGATGGAGTGGTTAAAGAGGTTTTTCCAGGAGATTCGGTTCATAGTCTACTGAGCATTCTTGATGTCATCACA GGTCACCAGAGGCCGTATCGGACGGTGTCTGCCAGAGCTGCAGAGGTGTCCACAGTCCTGCGTCTGCCTGTCGAGGCTTTCCTGTCCATCTTTGAGAAGTATCCAGAGAGTTTAGTGCGTGTGGtgcag aTCATCATGGTGAGGCTGCAGAGAGTGACTGTCCTGGCTTTACACAACTACCTAGGCCTCACTAATGAGCTCTTCTGTCAT ATGTTCTTTTCGCAGGAGATGCAGCCGCTGCGCTTACCCGTGCTCTCTCCACACGCCAACCGCACCAGCCCTGTACGCCACAGCAAACGCTTCAGCAGCCTCACTGTGCCCGAGGAGCAGCGGGAGGCCGCCGTCCGAGACGCCAATG CAGTGGATCATGGGAAGGAAGGCAGCACCATCCCGACCCTGAGCAGGGCTATCTCCATGCCTGTGGACATTGCTG GCATGCAAAAGGGCCTGCGTTCAGATTTCGACATGGCATATGAGAGGGGCCGGATTTCTGTGTCTGCCGAGGATGGAACACCCACAGCACCCACGTTTACACgg gagcaGCGAGAGAGAAGAGTAACAGTAGATGAGGTGCCGTCGGGCGTGTACCTGTACCCCGAGGAGGAAGTGAGCACAGAGAACGTTTACGGCCCGTTGCCAGGACGATCCAGCGCCACCCTGTTCGAGGAGGCTCAGAAGGAGTTTCTGAAACTAATGAAAATCGAG GACGCTGCACTGCTGAATGGACGAGTGACCTTGCATCATGCCAAAGCAGGCGCTGTCCTGGCCAGACAGGGAGACCAG GACGTGAGTCTTCATTTCGTGTTGTCCGGCTGCCTGCACGTGTATCAGCGTATGATTGACAAGCAGGAGGACGTGTGCCTGTTCGTGACGCAGCCGGGTGAGATGGTGGGTCAGCTGGCCGTACTGACCGGAGAGCCGCTCATCTTCACCGTCCGCGCGCTCCGCGACTGCACCTTCCTCAGGATCTCCAAATCTGATTTCTATGA GATCATGAGGGAGCAGCCCAGTGTGGTCCTGAGTGCAGCTCACACTGTGGCCATGCGTATGTCTCCATTTGTAAGGCAGATGGACTTCGCCATCGACTGGATGGCTGTGGAGGCCGGACGTGCTCTCTACAG gCAGGACGATCAGTCTGATTGTACCTACATCGTGCTGAACGGTCGTCTGCGCTCCGTCATCCGGAAGGCGAACGGAAAGAAGGAGCTGGTAGGGGAGTACGGTAGAGGAGATCTCATCGGGGTG GTCGAGGCTTTGACCAGGCAGCCACGGGCAACAACGGTTCACGCAGTCCGAGACACGGAACTGGTGAAACTTCCAGAAGGAACACTAAACAACATTAAGAGACGTTATCCTCAG GTTGTTACTCGGCTGATCCATTTGTTGGGCCAGAAGATCCTAGGAAACCTTCAGCAGCCCCGTGGACCTTTCTCAG GTTCAGCTCTGGGTTTGCCCAGCATGCCATCCAGCCCTGATGTCACCAACCCAGCCAGTAACCTCTCCACTGTGGCTGTGCTTCCTGTTTGCGACGAAGTGCCAATCAATGCCTTTAACCTGGAGCTCAGTCACGCTCTCAGTGCCATAG gaccCACTTTGCTTCTAACGAGTGATATTATCAAAGAGAGACTTGGAGCTTCTGCTTTAGATAG CATTCATGAGTACAGGTTATCAGGCTGGTTGGCCCAGCAGGAGGACATCAATCGTATAGTTCTGTATCAGACAGACAGCACGATGACTCCCTGGACCCAGCGCTGCATCAGACAAGCTGACTGCATCCTTATTGTTGGCCTCGGGGACCAGGAGCCCACTCTTGGACAG CTGGAGCAGATGTTGGAGAACACGGCAGTGCGGGCTCTGAAGCAGCTGGTCCTGCTGCACCGTGAAGACGGCCCAGGTCCCTCTAGAACCGTGGAGTGGCTGAACATGCGTAGCTGGTGTTCTGGTCATCTTCATCTCAAATGTCCGCGTAGAGTGTTCTCACGCAGGAGCCCCAGCAGACTG aggGAGATGTATGAGAAAGTGTTTGAGAAGACGGCAGACAGACACAGTGATTTTTCCCGTCTGGCCCGAGTCCTCACAGGAAACAGCATTGCTCTGgtactaggaggaggaggagctag GGGCTGCTCGCATGTGGGCGTGATCAAAGCCATGGAGGAGGCGGGGATTCCTATCGATTTAGTGGGTGGGACTTCTATCGGCTCTTTCATCGGTGCATTGTACGCGGAGGAGAGGAGTGCTGTTCGTGTGAAGCAGCGAGCGAGAGAGTGGTCAAAG GCGATGAACTCCGTGTTTAAAACTGTGCTAGATCTAACCTATCCCATCACCTCCATGTTCTCTGGCTCCGCCTTCAACACCAGCATTTCCAACGTGTTTGAAGACAAGCAAGTTGAG GACTTGTGGCTGCCTTATTTCAACGTGACCACCGACATCACAGCATCTTCAATGCGGGTACATAAAGATG GCTCTCTGTGGCGCTATGTGCGGGCGAGCATGACCCTCTCCGGGTACCTGCCGCCCCTCTGCGACCCCAAAGATGGCAACCTGCTCATGGACGGCGGCTACATCAACAACCTACCAG CGGACATTGCACGCAATATCGGAGCCAAAACGGTCATCGCCATCGATGTGGGCAGCCAGGACGAAACCGACCTGTGTAACTATGGCGACAGCCTGTCTGGCTGGTGGTTGCTTTGGAAACGGATCAACCCGTGGGCGGAGAAAGTTAAG GTACCTGACATGGCTGAGATCCAGTCCCGACTGGCGTACGTGTCGTGCGTCCGGCAGCTGGAGGTGGTCAAAAAGAGTGGCTACTGCGAGTACATCCGGCCGCCCATCGACCGCTTCAAGACCATGGACTTTGGCAAATTTGACGAAATCTAT GAAATCGGCTACCAACACGGGAAACTGTTGTTTACCGGCTGGGCACGTGGTGACATCATAGAGAACATGCTGAAAGATCACCGCT